One Triticum dicoccoides isolate Atlit2015 ecotype Zavitan chromosome 4B, WEW_v2.0, whole genome shotgun sequence genomic window carries:
- the LOC119294247 gene encoding pollen allergen Phl p 1-like translates to MASSSSSVLLVAAVVAAVVCGAHGIPKVPPGPNITASPASYGNKWLDAKTTWYGKPTGAGPKDNGGACGYKEVDKAPFHGMTSCGNIPIFKDGRGCGSCFELKCTKPEACSGEPTMVTITDKNEEPIAPYHFDLSGHAFGSMAKKGEEQKLRDAGEVEIKFRRVKCKYPPGTKVNFHVEKSSNENYLALVIKFLQGDGDVVGVDIKQKGEDKWTELNESWGAVWRIDTPHKLIGPFSVRYTTEGGTKTVVEDVIPKGWKADTSYEAKGGY, encoded by the coding sequence AtggcttcttcttcctcgtcggtgcTGCTGGTTGCGGCGGTGGTGGCCGCGGTGGTGTGCGGCGCGCACGGCATCCCCAAGGTTCCCCCTGGCCCCAACATCACGGCGTCGCCTGCGAGCTACGGCAACAAGTGGCTGGACGCCAAGACCACGTGGTACGGCAAGCCGACGGGCGCCGGGCCCAAGGACAACGGCGGCGCCTGCGGGTACAAGGAGGTGGACAAGGCCCCCTTCCACGGCATGACCTCCTGCGGCAACATCCCCATCTTCAAGGACGGCCGCGGCTGCGGCTCCTGCTTTGAGCTCAAGTGCACCAAGCCCGAGGCCTGCTCCGGCGAGCCCACCATGGTCACCATCACCGACAAGAACGAGGAGCCCATCGCCCCCTACCACTTCGACCTCTCCGGCCACGCCTTCGGCTCCATGGCCAAGAAGGGCGAGgagcagaagctgcgcgacgccggcgaGGTGGAGATCAAGTTCCGGCGCGTCAAGTGCAAGTACCCGCCGGGCACCAAGGTCAACTTCCACGTGGAGAAGTCCTCCAACGAAAACTACCTGGCCCTGGTGATCAAGTTCCTCCAAGGCGACGGCGACGTGGTGGGCGTAGACATCAAGCAGAAGGGCGAGGACAAGTGGACCGAGCTCAACGAGTCGTGGGGAGCCGTGTGGAGGATCGACACCCCCCACAAGCTCATCGGCCCCTTCTCCGTCCGCTACACCACCGAGGGCGGCACCAAGACCGTCGTCGAGGACGTCATCCCCAAGGGCTGGAAGGCCGACACCTCCTACGAGGCCAAGGGCGGGtactga